The following are encoded in a window of Sutcliffiella horikoshii genomic DNA:
- the ytaF gene encoding sporulation membrane protein YtaF, with product MIPYISLILLAFAVSLDSFSVGLTYGLRKMHMPLKSISIIACCSAVSLLLAMLVGTILMKFLSPAFAETIGGSILILLGMWVLYQFFRASTAEDSTSFADERILFNLEIKSLGVVINILRKPTEADFDRSGSITGLEAFFLGIALSLDAFGAGIGAALLGYSPGVMAISVAVMSSLFVITGIKLGRVFSTVSWINKFSFLPGVLLIVIGIIKM from the coding sequence ATGATTCCATACATCTCACTTATTCTACTAGCCTTTGCCGTTAGTCTGGATAGCTTTAGTGTTGGCTTGACATATGGCCTAAGAAAAATGCATATGCCGCTTAAATCAATCAGTATCATCGCGTGTTGTTCGGCCGTCTCGCTTTTGCTTGCCATGTTAGTAGGCACCATACTTATGAAATTTCTCTCCCCTGCTTTTGCAGAGACAATTGGTGGAAGCATTCTAATCCTATTAGGAATGTGGGTTCTCTATCAGTTTTTCCGTGCCAGTACAGCCGAAGACAGTACCTCTTTTGCAGATGAACGCATATTGTTCAATCTTGAAATCAAATCACTCGGTGTTGTCATCAACATTTTGAGAAAGCCAACAGAAGCAGACTTTGACCGTTCAGGCTCCATCACCGGGTTAGAGGCCTTTTTTCTTGGCATTGCCCTGTCCCTTGATGCTTTTGGAGCGGGAATCGGTGCAGCCTTGCTTGGTTATTCTCCCGGTGTGATGGCCATTTCAGTAGCTGTGATGAGTTCGTTATTTGTGATCACTGGGATAAAATTAGGAAGGGTGTTCTCCACCGTTTCGTGGATTAACAAGTTCTCCTTTTTACCAGGCGTATTACTTATTGTTATCGGAATTATTAAAATGTAA
- the hflC gene encoding protease modulator HflC: MSDQNIINLEKKKPDMQWKTIIRGGLIGAVILIALGVILANVFVVKEGEYKVVRQFGEVVKIVEEPGLNFKTPFIQSVTTVPKYQMLYDEASAEINTRDKKRMLIDNYVVWRVEDPELMISNLASLINAETKMSEFVFSVVRTELGQLNYDDIINDEKSSRGSLNDRVTDRVNELLARDQYGIIVTDVRMRRTDLPPENEAAVFTRMISERQSTAQEYLSRGDADKNRIMANTDREVKEILAKAEADADTIRGQGEGEAAKVYNDAFSKDAEFYELYRTLESYKKTIDGETVIVLPSDSPYAKLLMGGME; encoded by the coding sequence ATGAGTGATCAAAACATTATCAATCTTGAAAAGAAAAAGCCTGATATGCAATGGAAAACCATTATCCGTGGAGGATTAATTGGAGCAGTGATTCTTATCGCTCTTGGAGTGATCCTTGCCAATGTATTTGTTGTAAAAGAAGGAGAATATAAGGTTGTTAGACAATTTGGAGAAGTAGTAAAAATTGTAGAAGAGCCTGGCTTGAACTTCAAAACACCTTTTATTCAGTCAGTAACGACTGTGCCAAAATATCAAATGTTATATGATGAAGCAAGTGCTGAAATAAACACTCGCGATAAGAAACGAATGCTTATTGATAATTATGTAGTTTGGAGAGTAGAAGATCCTGAATTAATGATCAGTAACTTAGCAAGCCTTATAAATGCAGAAACAAAAATGTCTGAGTTTGTATTTTCTGTAGTCAGAACAGAGCTTGGACAATTAAACTATGATGATATTATTAACGATGAGAAGTCATCAAGAGGAAGCTTGAATGACAGGGTAACAGATAGAGTGAATGAACTGCTGGCAAGAGATCAATATGGAATTATCGTGACGGATGTCCGCATGAGAAGAACGGACCTGCCACCTGAAAATGAAGCTGCCGTGTTCACACGAATGATTTCAGAACGTCAGTCTACTGCCCAAGAATACCTTTCTCGAGGGGATGCCGACAAAAATAGAATCATGGCAAATACAGACCGTGAAGTGAAAGAAATATTGGCTAAAGCCGAAGCAGATGCGGACACTATCCGCGGTCAAGGGGAAGGCGAAGCGGCTAAAGTCTATAACGATGCATTCTCTAAAGATGCAGAATTCTATGAGCTTTACCGTACGCTAGAGTCCTATAAAAAGACCATCGATGGAGAAACCGTCATTGTTCTTCCTTCCGACTCCCCGTACGCCAAACTCCTAATGGGCGGAATGGAATAA
- the mutM gene encoding DNA-formamidopyrimidine glycosylase, protein MPELPEVETVRKTLVELVQGKTIKQVKVLWPKMIKEPDDAALFEEMLIGQEIVKIGRRGKFLLFYLTDYCMVSHLRMEGKYGLFQKEEPANKHTHVFFYFEDGTELRYQDVRKFGTLHLYKKGEELAAKSLASLGPEPFEDEFNLDLLKERLAKTNRNIKAVLLDQTVVVGLGNIYVDEALFRAGIHPERISSSLNEKELIELQREIVLTLQEAVDKGGSTIRSYVNSQGQIGMFQLELFVYGRKGEPCRKCGHEIEKTVVAGRGTHTCPQCQPKPLE, encoded by the coding sequence ATGCCAGAACTTCCTGAGGTTGAAACGGTCAGAAAAACACTGGTCGAGCTTGTACAAGGGAAAACAATCAAACAGGTGAAAGTCTTATGGCCCAAAATGATTAAAGAGCCGGATGATGCCGCTCTTTTTGAGGAAATGCTCATTGGGCAGGAAATTGTGAAAATCGGAAGAAGGGGGAAATTTCTTCTCTTCTACCTTACCGATTATTGCATGGTTTCTCATTTGCGAATGGAGGGCAAATATGGCCTCTTTCAGAAAGAGGAGCCGGCAAATAAACATACCCACGTGTTCTTCTATTTTGAGGACGGCACCGAACTTCGCTACCAGGATGTTCGCAAGTTCGGTACGCTTCATCTTTATAAAAAAGGAGAGGAACTTGCAGCCAAATCGCTTGCAAGTCTGGGACCTGAACCATTTGAGGATGAGTTCAACCTTGATCTTCTTAAAGAAAGACTTGCCAAAACAAACCGGAATATCAAAGCAGTCCTATTAGATCAAACAGTTGTTGTGGGCTTAGGTAATATATACGTGGATGAGGCGTTATTCAGAGCGGGTATTCATCCTGAGAGAATCTCAAGCAGTTTAAATGAAAAAGAGCTGATAGAGCTGCAACGCGAAATAGTCCTGACTCTTCAAGAAGCTGTCGACAAAGGTGGAAGTACAATCCGTTCCTATGTAAACTCTCAAGGTCAAATCGGCATGTTCCAGCTCGAGCTTTTCGTCTACGGCCGTAAAGGAGAGCCTTGCAGAAAATGTGGCCATGAAATCGAAAAAACAGTCGTAGCCGGCAGAGGCACCCACACCTGCCCCCAATGCCAGCCAAAACCATTAGAGTAA
- the pnpS gene encoding two-component system histidine kinase PnpS, translated as MNRFRSRLLFALITLIIVVLVCLGLLLGQLFKTFYLNTFNQRLVKETELVTMLVEEETSVTPVLQKQLNDVSKTLAARISITDKDGTVVYETTGPTASGIDSHQEIIKQAVQKNKNRDRIFYEQNNEMYYYGNSISRNGVRDGFLILSTPIDSLQRVNQQIWGLLIASLGAAFVVILLLGVRITSQYTRPIEAATKVATELAKGNYKARTFEEHVDETGMLSQSINILARNLQDMTKAQEMQQDRLRTLIESMGSGLILIDGRGYVNLINRAYKETFDADPGEYLYRLYYEAIEQKEVVTMIEEIFMTEVSVRKQILLPLTIERRHFEVYGAPIIGVNDEWKGIVLVFHDITELKKLEQMRKDFVANVSHELKTPITSIKGFSETLLDGAMNDKDTLEYFLSIILKESDRLQSLIEDLLDLSKIEKQGFRLNPQYLEINDLLEEIFVILEGKAREKEIDLVLSKPKKELYLFADASRIKQVFINLINNAIAYTPAGGEVKVKVEEVDKEVVIVVSDTGIGMEQDEIPRIFERFYRVDKARSRNSGGTGLGLAIVKHIVEAHHGSISVTSELNKGTAFTVKLSKENEDLQ; from the coding sequence TGTGACACCTGTTCTGCAAAAACAATTAAATGATGTTAGTAAGACCTTAGCGGCAAGAATTAGCATTACCGATAAGGACGGAACGGTGGTATATGAAACCACAGGGCCGACTGCGTCTGGAATAGACTCACATCAAGAGATAATAAAACAAGCAGTTCAAAAAAATAAGAACCGTGACAGAATATTTTATGAACAGAATAATGAAATGTATTATTACGGGAATTCCATTTCCAGGAATGGTGTTCGAGATGGGTTTCTAATACTAAGTACTCCGATAGATTCTCTTCAAAGGGTCAATCAACAGATTTGGGGATTGTTAATTGCCAGCCTGGGTGCGGCGTTTGTGGTTATTTTGCTTCTTGGGGTTAGAATCACCTCCCAATACACCAGGCCAATTGAAGCAGCAACCAAAGTGGCCACGGAGCTTGCGAAAGGGAACTATAAAGCCAGGACCTTTGAGGAACATGTGGATGAAACAGGTATGTTAAGTCAATCCATCAACATATTGGCACGAAACCTTCAAGATATGACAAAAGCTCAAGAAATGCAGCAAGATCGCCTACGGACTCTAATTGAGAGCATGGGGAGCGGGTTGATATTAATTGATGGTAGAGGCTATGTGAACCTCATCAATCGCGCTTATAAAGAGACATTTGATGCAGATCCTGGAGAATATTTGTACAGGCTTTATTATGAAGCCATAGAACAAAAAGAAGTTGTCACCATGATTGAAGAGATTTTCATGACCGAGGTAAGTGTTCGAAAGCAGATTTTGCTTCCGTTAACAATCGAACGCAGACACTTTGAAGTATATGGAGCGCCTATCATTGGCGTTAACGATGAGTGGAAAGGGATTGTCCTTGTATTCCACGACATTACAGAATTGAAGAAGCTTGAACAAATGAGAAAAGATTTTGTCGCCAATGTGTCGCATGAATTAAAAACACCAATCACATCTATTAAAGGATTTTCAGAAACCTTATTGGATGGAGCGATGAACGACAAAGATACATTGGAGTATTTTCTTTCTATCATATTAAAAGAAAGTGACAGGCTTCAATCACTTATTGAAGATCTACTTGATCTCTCCAAAATCGAGAAACAGGGATTTAGATTAAACCCACAGTATTTAGAAATAAACGATCTTTTAGAAGAGATATTCGTAATATTGGAAGGCAAGGCACGGGAGAAAGAAATAGACCTTGTTTTATCCAAACCTAAAAAAGAGTTGTATTTATTTGCAGATGCCTCCAGGATTAAACAGGTTTTCATAAATCTTATTAACAATGCCATCGCATATACACCAGCCGGTGGAGAAGTAAAGGTGAAAGTAGAAGAGGTAGACAAAGAGGTAGTCATTGTTGTGTCCGATACTGGTATTGGGATGGAGCAGGATGAGATTCCAAGAATTTTTGAGCGCTTTTACCGTGTGGATAAGGCAAGGAGCCGAAATTCAGGTGGAACCGGTTTAGGACTTGCGATTGTCAAGCATATCGTGGAAGCTCATCATGGTAGTATTTCTGTAACGAGCGAGTTGAATAAGGGGACGGCTTTTACGGTAAAATTGTCTAAGGAAAATGAAGATTTACAATAG
- the hflK gene encoding FtsH protease activity modulator HflK, producing the protein MSLKRIYTTVFLVILAAVIGSVALTSWYTVDQSEQAVIMTFGKVEEGISEPGLHFKMPWPIQTVETMSKETFSLQFGYEEKDGEIVEFTNDTKMITGDENIVLADMVVMWKISEPGKYLFNSDDPQAVLYNATSASLRSIIGSTQIDEALTSGKAQIEVEVFDLLTSLMETYDIGISITSVNLQDVELPNEEVRKAFTDVTDAREMENTKNNEAKRYQNQRMNEAEGEKDAIISKAEGEKAERIERARGDVAKFNSLYKEYVNAPELTRKRLILETMEEVLPYAEIYIMNDDGNTMKYFPLRTENPAPKPPANPEGSGNNE; encoded by the coding sequence ATGAGTTTAAAGCGAATTTACACGACCGTTTTTCTTGTAATACTTGCTGCTGTCATAGGGTCAGTTGCTTTAACGTCATGGTACACGGTAGATCAATCAGAACAAGCTGTGATCATGACATTTGGAAAAGTAGAAGAAGGAATCAGTGAACCGGGGCTACATTTTAAGATGCCTTGGCCAATCCAAACCGTAGAGACAATGTCTAAGGAGACATTCAGTTTACAATTCGGCTATGAAGAAAAAGATGGAGAAATAGTTGAATTCACCAACGATACAAAAATGATAACAGGTGACGAGAATATCGTCTTGGCAGATATGGTTGTTATGTGGAAAATAAGCGAACCGGGAAAATACTTATTCAATAGTGATGATCCGCAGGCTGTCCTTTACAATGCTACATCTGCATCATTACGTAGTATTATCGGAAGCACTCAGATCGATGAAGCATTGACTTCAGGAAAAGCACAGATTGAAGTAGAGGTTTTTGACTTGCTTACATCGCTAATGGAAACTTATGATATTGGTATTTCCATTACATCTGTCAACCTTCAGGATGTGGAATTGCCAAATGAAGAGGTTCGTAAAGCTTTTACAGATGTAACAGATGCACGTGAGATGGAAAACACAAAAAACAATGAAGCGAAAAGATATCAAAATCAGCGTATGAATGAAGCTGAAGGGGAAAAGGACGCGATCATTTCCAAAGCAGAGGGAGAAAAAGCAGAAAGAATTGAACGTGCACGTGGTGACGTAGCGAAATTCAATTCCTTGTATAAAGAATACGTGAATGCTCCGGAATTAACAAGGAAGCGTCTTATTTTAGAAACTATGGAAGAAGTATTACCGTATGCCGAAATCTACATTATGAATGATGATGGCAATACAATGAAATATTTCCCGCTCCGAACCGAAAACCCAGCACCAAAACCACCAGCGAACCCGGAAGGAAGTGGGAACAATGAGTGA
- the polA gene encoding DNA polymerase I, with translation MAKNKLVLIDGNSIAYRAFFALPLLSNEKGIHTNAIYGFTMMLMRILEEEKPTHMLVAFDAGKTTFRHKTFGEYKGGRQKTPPELSEQFSFLRELLDAYNIKRYELPEYEADDIIGTLAQQAAKDDYEVKIISGDKDLTQLATDKITVDITKKGITDVDSYTPAFIEEKYGLNVDQIIDMKGLMGDSSDNIPGVPGVGEKTAIKLLKEFGTIETLLESIDKVSGKKLKEKLEDNKEQAIMSKQLATIMTEAPVEVTVEELLYEGFDKKKVVDIFKELSFNSLLDKLGEDGETVTEDLEDISFEILEEVKEEHFAKENFFMVEVLDENYHRADIQGIALVNETGNYFIPTEVALQSEEFTAFASDHKRKKTVFDAKRAIVALKWKGIELNGIDFDFIIASYIVNPSETSTDLAEIARKKGYYQIETDEAVYGKGAKRAVPHQQKVADHLVRKTFAMQEMKESFIHELKDNEQLELFEELEMPLTLVLGEMEALGIKVDKARLEEMGTDLGEKLEKIEEKIFDLAGEKFNINSPKQLGVILFEKLGLPPVKKTKTGYSTSADVLEKLAEKHEVIQQILHYRQLGKLKSTYIEGLLKVIHEDSHKIHTRFNQALTQTGRLSSIDPNLQNIPVRLEEGRKIREAFVPSHEDWVIFAADYSQIELRVLAHIANDEKLIEAFKEDADIHTKTAMDVFHVSEDEVTSNMRRQAKAVNFGIVYGISDYGLSQSLGITRKDAKIFIDRYLESFPGVKEYMEDSVLDAKDKGYVTTLLHRRRYLPEITSSNFNLRSFAERTAMNTPIQGSAADIIKKAMIDMANRLEEENMKSKVLLQVHDELVFEAPKDEIEKLKKIVPEVMEQAVELKVPLKVDYSYGSTWYDAK, from the coding sequence ATGGCAAAAAACAAACTAGTATTAATTGACGGAAACTCCATTGCCTATCGTGCGTTCTTTGCACTTCCGCTATTGAGTAATGAAAAAGGAATACATACCAATGCCATTTACGGGTTTACCATGATGCTCATGCGCATTCTAGAAGAAGAAAAGCCGACACATATGCTTGTGGCATTTGATGCAGGCAAAACAACATTCCGCCATAAAACGTTCGGAGAATACAAAGGGGGACGCCAAAAAACGCCACCAGAACTATCCGAACAATTCTCCTTCCTTCGAGAACTACTGGATGCATATAACATAAAAAGATACGAACTGCCTGAATATGAGGCGGATGATATTATTGGCACACTTGCTCAACAAGCAGCCAAAGATGATTATGAAGTGAAAATCATTTCAGGAGACAAAGATTTGACGCAGCTTGCAACTGATAAAATTACGGTCGATATTACGAAAAAAGGCATTACAGATGTTGATTCCTACACACCTGCTTTCATTGAAGAAAAATACGGATTAAATGTGGACCAAATCATCGACATGAAAGGTCTTATGGGAGATTCTTCTGATAACATCCCAGGTGTTCCTGGCGTTGGAGAAAAAACTGCCATCAAGCTGTTAAAGGAATTTGGTACCATCGAAACACTTCTTGAATCCATTGACAAGGTTAGTGGAAAGAAACTGAAAGAGAAGCTAGAAGATAATAAAGAGCAGGCAATCATGAGCAAGCAACTTGCCACTATTATGACCGAAGCACCTGTAGAAGTAACCGTAGAAGAGCTTCTTTATGAAGGCTTTGATAAAAAGAAAGTGGTAGATATCTTCAAAGAACTCAGTTTCAACTCCCTTTTAGACAAGCTTGGAGAAGATGGAGAAACGGTGACAGAAGATCTTGAGGATATTTCCTTTGAAATACTAGAAGAAGTAAAAGAGGAGCACTTTGCAAAGGAAAACTTTTTTATGGTGGAAGTGCTGGATGAAAATTATCACCGTGCAGATATTCAGGGAATTGCACTTGTAAATGAGACCGGAAACTATTTTATTCCGACAGAAGTAGCGTTGCAGTCAGAAGAGTTTACTGCATTTGCTTCAGACCATAAAAGAAAAAAGACGGTTTTTGATGCCAAAAGAGCAATTGTAGCATTGAAGTGGAAGGGAATAGAACTGAACGGAATTGACTTCGACTTTATCATTGCCTCTTATATCGTGAATCCGTCTGAGACATCTACAGACCTTGCAGAAATTGCCCGTAAAAAAGGCTATTATCAGATCGAAACAGATGAAGCGGTGTACGGAAAAGGTGCAAAGCGTGCCGTTCCTCACCAACAAAAGGTTGCAGACCATCTGGTGAGAAAGACTTTCGCGATGCAAGAGATGAAAGAGTCATTTATCCACGAGTTAAAAGACAATGAACAGTTGGAGTTATTTGAAGAGCTGGAGATGCCGTTGACATTGGTGCTGGGCGAAATGGAAGCACTCGGCATTAAAGTAGATAAGGCTCGATTAGAAGAAATGGGAACAGATCTTGGTGAGAAGCTGGAAAAAATTGAAGAGAAAATTTTTGACCTGGCAGGTGAAAAGTTCAACATTAACTCTCCAAAGCAGCTTGGAGTCATCCTTTTTGAAAAGCTTGGTCTACCACCTGTTAAGAAAACCAAAACAGGCTACTCAACTTCTGCTGACGTGTTGGAAAAGCTTGCTGAAAAGCATGAAGTTATTCAGCAAATCTTACACTACCGTCAATTAGGTAAACTGAAATCGACGTATATTGAAGGATTATTAAAGGTGATTCATGAGGATTCCCATAAAATACACACTCGCTTTAATCAAGCGTTAACCCAAACAGGGCGTTTAAGTTCCATTGATCCAAACCTGCAGAATATACCTGTTCGCTTGGAGGAAGGTAGAAAGATCAGAGAAGCATTTGTTCCTTCCCATGAAGACTGGGTCATCTTTGCTGCCGACTACTCTCAAATTGAACTAAGGGTTCTTGCACATATAGCAAATGACGAAAAACTGATTGAAGCATTTAAAGAAGATGCGGATATTCATACTAAAACCGCCATGGATGTGTTTCATGTTTCAGAAGATGAAGTCACTTCCAATATGCGTCGTCAAGCAAAAGCAGTAAACTTTGGAATTGTTTATGGCATCAGTGATTACGGCCTATCACAGAGCTTGGGTATTACTAGAAAAGATGCAAAAATATTTATCGACCGATACTTGGAAAGCTTCCCTGGAGTGAAAGAATACATGGAAGACAGCGTCCTGGATGCAAAAGATAAGGGATACGTTACAACCCTCCTGCATCGACGCCGTTACCTACCAGAGATCACAAGCAGTAACTTCAACCTAAGAAGCTTTGCTGAAAGAACAGCGATGAATACACCGATTCAAGGAAGTGCCGCTGATATCATTAAAAAAGCAATGATTGATATGGCAAACAGACTGGAAGAAGAAAATATGAAATCTAAAGTTCTCTTGCAAGTACATGATGAACTTGTATTTGAGGCTCCTAAAGATGAAATTGAAAAATTAAAGAAGATCGTACCAGAAGTAATGGAGCAAGCCGTGGAATTAAAGGTACCTCTTAAGGTAGATTACTCCTATGGCTCTACATGGTACGACGCGAAATAA